One window from the genome of Streptococcus parasanguinis encodes:
- the rsmH gene encoding 16S rRNA (cytosine(1402)-N(4))-methyltransferase RsmH gives MSKEFHHVTVLLHETIDMLDVKPDGIYVDATLGGAGHSEYLLTKLNESGHLYAFDQDQHAIENAKIRLAPFIEKGMVTFIKDNFRHLKERLNELGVTEIDGICYDLGVSSPQLDERERGFSYKKDAPLDMRMNQEASLTAYEVVNSYDYHDLVRIFFKYGEDKFSKQIARKIEQARAIKPIETTTELAEIIKSAKPAKELKKKGHPAKQIFQAIRIEVNDELGAADESIQQAMDLLALDGRISVITFHSLEDRLTKQLFKEASTVEVPKGLPFIPDDLKPKMELVNRKPILPSEEELEENNRSHSAKLRVARKIHK, from the coding sequence ATGAGTAAAGAATTTCATCATGTAACGGTTTTGCTTCATGAAACGATCGATATGCTGGATGTTAAGCCAGATGGGATCTATGTAGACGCCACATTGGGTGGGGCAGGCCACAGCGAATATTTGTTAACAAAATTAAATGAATCGGGCCATCTTTATGCCTTTGACCAAGATCAGCATGCAATTGAGAATGCTAAGATTCGTTTAGCACCTTTTATTGAGAAAGGCATGGTGACCTTCATTAAGGATAACTTTCGTCATTTGAAGGAACGTCTAAACGAATTGGGTGTGACTGAAATTGATGGAATCTGTTATGACCTAGGTGTCTCTAGTCCTCAGTTAGATGAACGGGAACGCGGATTTTCTTACAAGAAAGATGCGCCGTTAGACATGCGGATGAATCAAGAAGCTTCCTTGACAGCCTATGAAGTCGTTAATAGCTACGATTACCATGATCTAGTCCGTATTTTTTTCAAATATGGAGAGGACAAATTTTCCAAGCAAATTGCGCGGAAAATTGAGCAAGCACGAGCAATTAAACCGATTGAAACGACGACTGAATTAGCAGAGATTATTAAATCTGCTAAACCAGCTAAGGAGCTCAAGAAAAAGGGCCATCCTGCTAAACAGATTTTCCAAGCCATTCGTATCGAAGTCAATGATGAACTGGGAGCTGCAGATGAATCGATTCAGCAAGCCATGGATTTGTTGGCCCTCGATGGTCGTATTTCTGTGATTACCTTTCATTCGTTAGAGGATCGATTGACCAAACAATTGTTTAAAGAAGCTTCGACGGTTGAGGTTCCAAAGGGACTTCCCTTTATTCCAGATGATTTGAAACCAAAGATGGAGTTGGTCAACAGGAAACCTATTTTGCCAAGTGAAGAAGAGCTTGAGGAAAATAATCGATCCCATTCAGCAAAATTACGGGTTGCTCGAAAAATACACAAGTAA
- a CDS encoding DUF896 family protein, translating to MTPEKIARINELAKKKKTEGLTPEETVEQAKLREEYIEGYRRSVRHHIEGIKIVDEEGNDVTPEKLRQVQREKGLHGRSLDDPNS from the coding sequence ATGACACCTGAAAAAATCGCTCGGATCAATGAGCTTGCTAAAAAGAAAAAAACAGAAGGTTTGACTCCAGAAGAAACAGTGGAACAAGCAAAACTTCGTGAAGAATACATTGAAGGTTATCGTCGTTCGGTTCGTCACCACATTGAAGGTATCAAAATTGTGGATGAAGAAGGAAATGATGTAACCCCTGAGAAACTACGCCAAGTGCAACGGGAAAAAGGTTTGCATGGCCGTAGCCTCGATGACCCTAATTCATAA
- a CDS encoding amino acid permease, whose protein sequence is MSKKHHPGEETENGMVRGLQNRHVQLIAIAGTIGTGLFLGAGRSLSLTGPSIILVYMLTGAFMYLMMRAIGEMLYMDPDQHTFINFITKYIGKGWGYFSGWSYWVSLVFLGMAEITAVSNYVQLWFPNWPAWQIQIIFLALLSCVNLIAVKVFGEVEFWFGMIKIVTILALIATGIFMVTTNFETPAGHASLTNITSGFQMFPNGWVKFVMAFQMVFFAYQAIEFVGITTSETANPRQVLPKAIKEIPIRIVIFYVGALLAIMAIFPWQQLPVNKSPFVTVFQMVGIKWAAGLINFVVLTAAASSLNSTLYSTGRHLYQIAKETPNSKVMNRLKLNSLSRMGIPSRAIIFSAIVVAVSAFINVLPGVSDAFALITASSSGVYIAIYILTMLAHLKYRKSKEFMPDGFVMPAYKVLNPLTIVFFLFVFVCLFLQESTYIGAIGATIWIILFGIYSNWKHNQ, encoded by the coding sequence ATGTCAAAAAAACATCATCCTGGTGAAGAAACCGAAAATGGGATGGTTCGTGGTCTGCAAAATCGGCATGTTCAGCTGATCGCTATTGCAGGAACCATCGGGACAGGACTCTTTCTTGGAGCCGGTCGTTCCCTTTCTTTGACAGGGCCCTCTATTATTTTAGTCTATATGCTGACTGGCGCCTTCATGTACTTGATGATGCGGGCAATCGGAGAAATGCTCTATATGGACCCTGATCAACACACCTTTATCAACTTTATCACCAAGTATATAGGAAAAGGTTGGGGTTATTTTTCAGGATGGTCCTATTGGGTCTCCTTGGTATTTTTGGGAATGGCAGAGATCACCGCTGTTTCCAACTATGTCCAGCTTTGGTTTCCAAATTGGCCAGCCTGGCAGATTCAAATTATCTTTTTAGCGCTCTTAAGTTGTGTAAACTTGATCGCTGTGAAGGTTTTTGGAGAGGTTGAATTCTGGTTTGGAATGATCAAGATTGTCACTATTTTAGCTTTGATCGCAACAGGGATCTTTATGGTGACGACGAATTTTGAAACACCAGCTGGACACGCTAGCTTAACCAATATTACCAGTGGTTTTCAAATGTTTCCAAATGGTTGGGTCAAGTTTGTCATGGCCTTCCAAATGGTCTTCTTTGCTTATCAAGCGATCGAATTTGTTGGAATTACTACTTCTGAAACAGCTAATCCCCGCCAAGTATTGCCAAAAGCTATTAAAGAAATTCCAATCCGGATTGTAATCTTTTATGTAGGAGCTTTGTTGGCGATTATGGCTATTTTCCCTTGGCAACAGCTTCCTGTCAATAAGTCACCGTTTGTAACAGTCTTTCAGATGGTAGGAATCAAGTGGGCAGCTGGATTGATTAATTTTGTTGTACTGACAGCTGCTGCATCTTCCTTGAATTCCACCCTCTATTCAACAGGGCGTCACTTGTACCAGATTGCAAAAGAAACACCAAACAGCAAAGTGATGAATCGTTTGAAACTGAATAGCTTATCTCGTATGGGGATTCCAAGTCGCGCGATTATTTTTTCTGCGATTGTGGTTGCTGTTTCTGCCTTTATCAATGTCTTGCCAGGTGTCTCAGATGCCTTTGCCTTGATTACGGCCTCTTCTTCTGGTGTCTACATTGCTATTTACATTTTGACTATGCTTGCCCATCTTAAGTACCGTAAATCGAAAGAATTTATGCCAGATGGTTTTGTCATGCCAGCCTATAAAGTGTTGAATCCATTGACCATTGTTTTCTTCCTCTTCGTATTCGTTTGTCTCTTCTTGCAAGAATCAACATACATTGGAGCGATTGGGGCAACCATCTGGATCATTCTTTTTGGGATTTACAGCAATTGGAAACATAATCAATAA
- the pbp2x gene encoding penicillin-binding protein PBP2X, with protein sequence MNKFKKFLIGYSIKKRRLPDQNRKQVGKNLSVLAIFLFFLFLINFAMIIGTDKKFGVTLSDQAKKVHEQTVIVPAKRGTIYDRNGAVIAEDATTYNVYAVIDKKYKSATGKILYVEESQFKKVAEIFKQYLGMDEDYVIQQLSQKKLKQVSFGSNGNGITYSNMTAIREAMEAAKIEGVSFTTSPNRSYKNGVFASQFIGQASLQEDKEGNKTLKGQSGMEKSLDRILAGQNGVITYDKDRNGNIVPGSDKVSVKTEDGKDVYTTISAELQTYLETRMDVFQEKVKGKYVSATLVSAKTGEILATTQRPSYNADTKQGLDLKNLKTWNTILYQDQYEPGSTMKVMLLASAIDHGTFPAYNEGYYNNELQVKDATIRDWDVNMGLSEGRYMNIAQGFAYSSNVGMTRLEQKMGNAVWMDYLTRFKFGLPTRFGMGNEAYGGLPGDNYVSQAQSAFGQGISVSQTQMLQAFSAIANDGQMLEPKFISAIYDKKSDTARKSKKEVVGKPVSGSAAQQTRNYMITVGTDPEYGTLYSDGPIIQVPGQNVAVKSGTAQIATDQGYLQGENDYINSVVAMTPAEDPEFIMYVTVQQPEVKFSATSWEELVNPILEDAVALKDELHLTSEAPTLDGVTKETTYKIPSVETLSKELNLKQNLSPGAYSEELRRNLVQPIVLGTGKNIRKMSVDIGSKVKANQQVLLLTEDFDAVPDMYGWTKKNADIFGEWTGIEITYKGSGKKVTKQSVKMNTSLNKTKKITLTLGD encoded by the coding sequence ATGAATAAATTCAAAAAATTTTTGATCGGGTATTCGATAAAGAAACGTCGCTTGCCGGATCAGAATCGAAAACAAGTTGGGAAAAATCTCAGTGTACTGGCGATTTTCCTCTTTTTTCTCTTTCTGATTAATTTTGCAATGATTATTGGAACTGACAAAAAATTCGGTGTGACCTTATCGGATCAAGCAAAAAAAGTCCATGAGCAGACGGTTATTGTTCCTGCAAAACGTGGAACGATCTATGACCGAAATGGAGCAGTAATTGCTGAAGATGCTACGACCTATAACGTTTATGCTGTTATTGATAAAAAGTACAAATCAGCAACCGGAAAAATCCTCTATGTAGAAGAGAGCCAATTTAAAAAAGTAGCAGAAATCTTTAAGCAGTACTTAGGGATGGATGAGGATTACGTCATTCAACAGTTGTCGCAAAAGAAATTGAAACAAGTTTCTTTTGGATCGAACGGAAACGGCATTACTTATAGTAATATGACAGCTATCCGTGAGGCCATGGAAGCAGCGAAGATTGAAGGGGTTTCCTTTACAACTAGTCCAAATCGAAGCTATAAAAATGGAGTTTTCGCCTCTCAATTTATAGGTCAGGCCTCTCTTCAAGAAGATAAAGAGGGGAATAAAACTCTGAAGGGGCAATCAGGGATGGAGAAATCCCTCGATCGTATTCTCGCTGGTCAAAATGGGGTTATCACCTATGACAAAGACCGAAACGGCAATATCGTTCCTGGTTCAGATAAGGTTTCTGTCAAAACAGAAGATGGAAAAGATGTCTATACGACCATTTCAGCAGAATTACAAACCTACCTTGAGACGCGAATGGATGTTTTCCAAGAAAAAGTAAAAGGAAAGTATGTTAGTGCGACTCTTGTGAGTGCAAAAACTGGAGAAATCCTGGCTACAACGCAACGTCCATCCTATAATGCGGATACCAAACAAGGGTTGGATCTGAAAAACTTGAAAACCTGGAATACCATCCTTTATCAAGATCAATATGAACCGGGTTCAACGATGAAGGTCATGTTATTAGCTTCGGCGATTGATCATGGAACTTTCCCAGCCTATAATGAAGGATACTACAATAACGAACTACAAGTAAAAGATGCGACGATCCGTGACTGGGATGTCAATATGGGGCTGTCTGAAGGTCGCTATATGAATATCGCACAGGGCTTTGCTTACTCAAGTAACGTGGGGATGACTCGCTTGGAGCAAAAGATGGGAAATGCTGTCTGGATGGACTACCTAACCCGCTTTAAATTCGGTCTTCCGACCCGTTTTGGAATGGGAAATGAAGCTTACGGGGGTCTTCCAGGGGATAACTATGTCAGTCAGGCACAATCTGCCTTTGGTCAAGGGATTTCCGTCAGTCAAACCCAAATGTTACAGGCCTTTAGCGCCATCGCTAATGATGGGCAAATGTTAGAGCCGAAATTTATTAGTGCTATTTACGATAAAAAATCAGACACAGCCCGCAAATCAAAAAAAGAAGTTGTTGGAAAACCAGTTTCAGGATCAGCTGCGCAACAGACACGGAACTATATGATCACCGTCGGAACAGATCCAGAGTATGGAACCTTGTACAGCGATGGACCCATCATTCAGGTACCCGGTCAAAACGTTGCGGTGAAATCAGGGACTGCCCAAATTGCGACAGATCAAGGATACTTACAAGGAGAAAATGATTATATCAACTCGGTTGTAGCCATGACACCTGCAGAAGATCCTGAATTCATCATGTATGTGACGGTCCAACAACCAGAAGTGAAATTCTCAGCGACCAGCTGGGAAGAGCTGGTCAATCCTATTTTGGAAGATGCAGTTGCTTTAAAAGACGAATTGCATTTGACATCAGAGGCACCAACGTTGGATGGTGTGACCAAAGAAACGACCTACAAAATCCCTTCAGTAGAAACTCTCTCTAAGGAGTTGAATCTGAAACAAAATTTGAGCCCAGGTGCTTATTCAGAGGAATTGCGTCGCAATTTGGTGCAACCAATTGTCCTAGGAACCGGGAAAAATATCCGCAAAATGTCTGTGGATATAGGCTCTAAAGTCAAAGCCAATCAGCAAGTATTGTTATTGACAGAAGACTTTGATGCGGTTCCAGATATGTATGGTTGGACTAAGAAAAATGCAGACATCTTTGGAGAATGGACTGGAATTGAGATTACCTATAAAGGTAGTGGAAAGAAAGTAACTAAACAAAGTGTCAAAATGAACACCTCACTCAATAAAACTAAAAAGATTACGTTAACATTAGGAGACTAA
- the glyQ gene encoding glycine--tRNA ligase subunit alpha translates to MSKKLTFQEIILTLQQYWNDQGCMLMQAYDNEKGAGTMSPYTFLRAIGPEPWNAAYVEPSRRPADGRYGENPNRLYQHHQFQVVMKPSPSNIQELYLESLEKLGINPLEHDIRFVEDNWENPSTGSAGLGWEVWLDGMEITQFTYFQQVGGLATGPVTSEVTYGLERLASYIQEVDSVYDIEWAPGVKYGEIFLQPEYEHSKYSFEVSDQDMLLENFEKFEKEAGRALELGLVHPAYDYVLKCSHTFNLLDARGAVSVTERAGYIARIRNLARVVAKTFVAERKKLGYPLLDEATRAKLLAEEEE, encoded by the coding sequence ATGTCAAAAAAACTAACCTTCCAAGAAATTATTTTGACTTTGCAACAATACTGGAATGACCAGGGTTGTATGCTCATGCAGGCTTATGATAATGAAAAAGGTGCGGGAACCATGAGTCCATATACCTTCCTTCGTGCCATTGGTCCTGAGCCATGGAATGCGGCTTATGTAGAACCATCACGTCGTCCAGCGGATGGACGTTACGGGGAAAACCCAAACCGTCTTTACCAACACCACCAATTCCAAGTGGTGATGAAACCATCACCATCAAACATCCAAGAGCTCTACCTTGAATCATTGGAAAAATTGGGGATCAATCCTTTGGAACACGATATTCGTTTCGTTGAAGATAACTGGGAAAACCCATCAACTGGTTCAGCTGGTCTTGGTTGGGAAGTTTGGCTTGATGGTATGGAAATCACTCAGTTCACCTACTTCCAACAAGTTGGTGGATTGGCAACTGGCCCAGTAACTTCTGAGGTCACTTACGGATTGGAACGTTTGGCTTCTTACATCCAAGAAGTTGATTCTGTTTACGACATCGAGTGGGCTCCAGGCGTTAAATACGGAGAAATCTTCCTTCAACCAGAATATGAACACTCAAAATACAGCTTTGAAGTTTCTGACCAAGATATGCTTCTTGAAAACTTCGAAAAATTTGAAAAAGAAGCAGGACGTGCTTTGGAATTGGGCCTTGTTCACCCAGCCTATGACTACGTTTTGAAATGTTCGCATACCTTCAACTTGCTTGATGCTCGTGGTGCTGTATCCGTTACAGAACGTGCCGGTTACATTGCCCGTATCCGTAACTTGGCCCGTGTCGTAGCCAAAACCTTCGTCGCAGAACGTAAAAAACTTGGTTACCCACTTCTCGACGAAGCCACACGCGCCAAACTCCTAGCAGAAGAGGAAGAATAA
- the ftsL gene encoding cell division protein FtsL has translation MAARDERTRTQVLQDHFRRFSRVEKAFYGSIVLTAVILAISIVFMQTRILQVQSELTDLNTELEAKKTELADVRQEVNELTRYDRLSQLASSQGMKLQKENRKTVSASSDE, from the coding sequence ATGGCAGCAAGAGATGAGAGAACAAGAACACAGGTATTGCAAGACCACTTTCGCCGCTTCTCTAGAGTAGAAAAGGCTTTTTATGGGTCGATTGTCTTAACAGCTGTGATTTTAGCCATTAGTATCGTCTTTATGCAGACACGAATTTTACAAGTACAGAGTGAGTTGACTGATTTGAATACGGAACTAGAAGCCAAAAAGACGGAATTGGCAGATGTTCGTCAAGAGGTCAATGAATTAACACGTTATGACCGCTTATCACAGTTGGCTAGCTCCCAAGGAATGAAGCTGCAAAAAGAAAATCGAAAAACAGTGAGTGCAAGTAGTGATGAATAA
- the glyS gene encoding glycine--tRNA ligase subunit beta: MTKNLLVELGLEELPAYVVTPSEKQLGEKMAAFLDDNRLSYESIQTFSTPRRLAVRVIGLADQQSDLTEDFKGPSKKIALDADGNFSKAAQGFVRGKGLTVDDIEFREVKGEEYVYVTKHEAGKPAKEVLAGVPEVLASLTFPVSMHWANNTFEYIRPVHTLIVLLGDEALDLDFLDIHSGRVSRGHRFLGHEVEITNADSYEEDLRTVYVIADSKERENMIREQIKAIEADQGVQVQIEEGLLNEVLNLVEYPTAFMGSFDTKYLDVPEEVLVTSMETHQRYFVVRDLDGQLKPNFISVRNGNAEHLENVVRGNEKVLVARLEDGEFFWREDQKLKIEDLVAKLAHVTFHEKIGSLSEHMARAGVIAASLAEQAGLTAEEKAAVARAAEIYKFDLLTGMVGEFDELQGIMGEKYALLAGEDAAVATAIREHYLPDSADGALPETKVGAILALADKLDTLLSFFSVGLIPSGSNDPYALRRATQGIVRILDAFGWHIPMDELIDSLYALSFDSLSYDNQVEVLNFIKARVDKMMGRTPKDIKDAVLAGSNFVVADMLEAAEALSEAAKTDGYKAAVESLSRAFNLAEKADASVAVDASLFENDQEKALAKAIEDLELTGSASDKLAQLFALSPVIDAFFDNTMVMAEDEAVKNNRLALLAGLVAKANAVAAFNQLNTK, from the coding sequence ATGACAAAAAACTTATTAGTAGAACTTGGACTTGAAGAGTTGCCAGCCTACGTTGTCACACCAAGTGAAAAACAACTGGGTGAGAAAATGGCAGCCTTCTTGGATGACAACCGTCTTTCATACGAAAGCATTCAAACCTTCTCAACACCACGTCGTTTGGCAGTCCGTGTGATTGGTTTAGCTGACCAACAATCGGATTTGACTGAAGATTTTAAAGGACCTTCTAAGAAAATCGCCTTGGATGCAGATGGAAACTTCTCAAAAGCGGCTCAAGGATTCGTCCGTGGAAAAGGCTTGACGGTTGACGATATCGAATTTCGTGAAGTCAAAGGTGAAGAGTACGTTTATGTTACGAAGCACGAAGCTGGAAAACCAGCTAAAGAAGTCTTGGCTGGCGTTCCAGAAGTGCTTGCTTCATTGACCTTCCCTGTCAGCATGCACTGGGCTAACAACACATTTGAATACATTCGCCCAGTTCACACCTTGATCGTTCTTTTGGGCGACGAAGCGCTTGACCTTGATTTCTTGGATATCCACTCAGGTCGTGTGAGCCGTGGGCACCGTTTCCTTGGACATGAAGTAGAAATTACTAATGCGGATTCTTATGAAGAAGACCTTCGTACCGTTTACGTGATTGCGGATAGCAAAGAACGTGAAAACATGATTCGTGAGCAAATCAAAGCCATCGAGGCAGATCAAGGTGTTCAGGTCCAAATCGAAGAAGGACTTTTGAATGAAGTTTTGAACTTGGTCGAATACCCAACTGCCTTTATGGGAAGCTTCGACACTAAATATTTGGACGTTCCAGAAGAGGTTTTGGTGACATCAATGGAAACACACCAACGTTACTTTGTTGTACGTGACCTTGATGGTCAGCTGAAACCAAACTTCATCTCAGTTCGTAATGGGAACGCTGAGCACTTGGAAAATGTCGTTCGAGGAAATGAAAAAGTCTTGGTGGCGCGTCTCGAAGATGGTGAATTCTTCTGGCGTGAAGACCAAAAACTTAAGATTGAAGACCTCGTTGCTAAATTGGCACACGTGACTTTCCATGAAAAAATTGGTTCTCTTTCAGAACACATGGCGCGTGCTGGTGTCATTGCAGCGTCACTAGCTGAGCAAGCTGGTTTGACTGCAGAAGAAAAGGCAGCCGTCGCTCGTGCAGCTGAAATCTACAAATTTGACCTCTTGACGGGTATGGTCGGAGAGTTCGATGAATTGCAAGGAATCATGGGTGAAAAATATGCCCTCCTTGCTGGTGAGGATGCTGCGGTAGCGACAGCTATCCGTGAGCACTACCTTCCTGATTCAGCAGACGGAGCTCTTCCAGAGACTAAGGTTGGTGCTATTCTTGCCCTTGCAGATAAATTGGATACCCTCCTTTCATTCTTCTCAGTTGGCTTGATTCCATCAGGTTCCAATGACCCTTATGCGCTTCGTCGTGCAACACAAGGGATTGTTCGTATCTTGGATGCCTTTGGTTGGCATATCCCTATGGATGAGTTGATCGACAGCCTTTACGCCCTTTCATTTGATAGCCTTTCATATGACAATCAAGTAGAAGTGCTCAACTTCATCAAGGCGCGTGTGGACAAGATGATGGGACGCACACCAAAAGACATCAAAGATGCTGTTCTTGCTGGTTCAAACTTTGTCGTGGCTGATATGCTGGAAGCAGCTGAAGCTCTTTCAGAAGCTGCGAAGACCGATGGTTATAAGGCGGCTGTTGAGTCCCTCTCTCGTGCCTTTAACTTGGCAGAAAAAGCAGATGCTTCAGTAGCAGTCGATGCCAGTCTCTTTGAAAACGATCAAGAAAAAGCCCTTGCTAAAGCAATTGAAGATCTTGAATTGACTGGTTCAGCTAGCGACAAATTGGCTCAACTCTTTGCTCTTAGCCCAGTCATTGATGCTTTCTTTGACAATACCATGGTTATGGCAGAAGATGAGGCTGTTAAAAACAACCGTTTGGCCCTTCTTGCAGGCCTTGTAGCGAAAGCTAATGCTGTTGCAGCCTTCAACCAATTGAACACAAAATAA